The following proteins are encoded in a genomic region of Gimesia algae:
- a CDS encoding metallophosphoesterase family protein has protein sequence MKLAFILNTMLMTAASVLPLSAEELPPAEEGTFSIAVIPDTQHYKGQGTSRKSQADDPTSNPVFTAITDCIIDELDRQKIVFVSHVGDIVDINNDEQWKVAQQCMDKLHGKVPYGISVGNHDMVGKSGNSSLFQKYFPKSRFTEFDWYGGCFEPTSGKPEVSGNNANSFQLFSTAGMDFIIVHLECNAPDNVLAWADQVLEQHANRRAIITTHMDLGPLEHPKAPRDYFDAPKGRMVWKKCHGTNGNTSQQMWDKCFSQHKNLFLICCGDQSRTQALHQTVKGEHGNTVHELLSDYGAEGFRLMRFIPAQNKIEVRTWNPVKKQLCEKTKIVPARDQHQFTLDYQMTK, from the coding sequence ATGAAACTTGCCTTCATCCTGAACACCATGCTTATGACTGCCGCTTCAGTACTCCCCCTGTCTGCTGAGGAACTGCCTCCCGCTGAAGAGGGAACCTTCAGCATCGCCGTTATTCCTGATACGCAACATTACAAAGGCCAGGGAACCAGTCGTAAATCACAGGCCGATGATCCCACATCAAATCCGGTCTTCACAGCGATCACCGACTGCATCATCGACGAACTGGATCGGCAGAAAATTGTCTTCGTCAGCCATGTGGGTGACATTGTCGATATTAATAACGACGAACAATGGAAGGTCGCACAACAATGCATGGATAAGCTGCATGGCAAAGTTCCCTATGGAATCAGCGTCGGCAATCATGATATGGTGGGCAAGTCTGGTAACTCTTCCCTGTTCCAGAAGTATTTTCCCAAATCCCGGTTCACGGAATTCGACTGGTATGGGGGCTGTTTTGAACCGACCAGTGGAAAACCGGAAGTCTCAGGCAACAATGCCAACAGCTTTCAACTCTTCTCCACAGCCGGCATGGATTTCATTATTGTGCATCTGGAATGTAATGCCCCGGACAATGTTTTAGCCTGGGCCGATCAGGTTCTGGAACAGCATGCGAACCGCAGAGCCATTATCACGACACACATGGATCTCGGACCTCTGGAACACCCCAAAGCGCCACGCGATTATTTCGATGCCCCCAAAGGCCGCATGGTCTGGAAAAAATGCCATGGCACAAATGGCAATACTTCGCAGCAGATGTGGGATAAATGTTTCAGCCAGCACAAAAACCTGTTCCTGATCTGCTGTGGCGACCAGAGCCGCACACAGGCATTGCACCAGACGGTCAAAGGGGAACACGGCAATACCGTACACGAGCTGCTGTCAGATTACGGCGCAGAAGGCTTCCGCCTGATGCGGTTTATCCCGGCTCAAAACAAGATTGAAGTTCGGACCTGGAATCCGGTGAAGAAACAGCTGTGTGAAAAAACGAAAATCGTCCCCGCACGCGACCAGCATCAGTTCACGCTGGATTACCAGATGACGAAATAA
- a CDS encoding DUF1559 domain-containing protein: MKLHSRNRSNRGFTLIELLVVIAIIAILIALLLPAVQQAREAARRSECKNNLKQMGLAIHNYHDTYRILPPGFNVDLVVANTSTGNGGLGWSGSILPGLDQANLYNTIDFNADWGTGANEDACATYLSAYRCPSDTTVSHRNHDGIDARVPTSYLACFSGTRGSDSEANVTDADGIFFLNSSIRMRDLTDGSSNTIGVGECVNDFDAFKDHFYIGSTSIGGWDGAPREYSEYLASTDVPMNTTNEVAFGSMHVGGAQFLMMDGSVRFLSENMSRTIYSYLGSRADGEVIGDF, from the coding sequence ATGAAACTCCACTCCCGTAATCGATCAAACCGCGGTTTCACGCTGATTGAATTACTCGTTGTAATCGCCATCATTGCCATTCTGATTGCACTGCTCCTGCCCGCTGTCCAGCAGGCACGCGAAGCGGCCCGCCGCTCAGAATGCAAAAACAATCTGAAACAGATGGGCCTGGCCATCCACAATTACCATGACACCTACCGCATTCTGCCCCCCGGCTTTAACGTGGACCTGGTCGTCGCGAACACCTCAACCGGAAACGGCGGGCTCGGCTGGAGCGGTTCGATTCTGCCCGGACTCGATCAGGCCAACCTGTATAATACAATCGATTTCAATGCAGACTGGGGCACCGGTGCAAATGAAGACGCCTGTGCGACGTATCTCAGCGCCTATCGCTGCCCTTCTGACACGACCGTCAGTCATCGTAATCATGACGGCATCGATGCCCGCGTCCCCACATCTTATCTCGCCTGTTTCTCAGGAACCCGCGGTTCAGACAGTGAAGCCAATGTGACCGACGCAGACGGCATCTTCTTCCTGAACAGTTCCATCCGTATGCGTGACCTCACCGATGGCTCGTCCAACACGATTGGTGTTGGTGAATGTGTGAATGACTTTGATGCATTTAAAGATCATTTCTACATCGGTTCGACTTCTATCGGCGGCTGGGATGGTGCCCCCCGTGAGTATTCCGAATATCTGGCCAGCACCGATGTCCCCATGAATACGACCAACGAAGTCGCATTCGGCAGCATGCACGTCGGCGGCGCCCAGTTTCTGATGATGGATGGTTCCGTCCGCTTCCTCAGTGAAAACATGAGTCGTACGATTTATTCGTACCTCGGCAGTCGCGCGGACGGCGAAGTCATCGGCGATTTCTAA